In Rhodamnia argentea isolate NSW1041297 chromosome 11, ASM2092103v1, whole genome shotgun sequence, one genomic interval encodes:
- the LOC115739419 gene encoding probable phytol kinase 3, chloroplastic: MASLKGATNFVLSSSSSSSSLSSNLSTATPLAVIMLYRNPVLSDALATAVSGGIALVVLRLFEETAKRGLFDQKLNRKLLHVSFGLVFMLCWPLFSSGHRGALLAATIPGVNIIRMLLVGSGIWKDEATVKSMSRFGQHRELLEGPLYYALTITFACAYYWRTSPIAIAAICNLCAGDGFADIIGRRLGQHKIPYNPNKSLAGSIAMGCAGFLASLGFMSYFSSFDYVRGSREMVSGFLMVSLASAVVESHPLSSRLDDNLTVPLTCALVGSLVF; this comes from the exons ATGGCCTCATTGAAG GGCGCAACTAATTTcgttctctcctcctcctcctcctcctcctccttatcATCCAACCTCAGTACGGCGACACCGCTGGCAGTCATTATGCTCTACCGGAATCCGGTCTTGTCCGATGCACTCGCTACAGCCGTGTCAGGCGGCATCGCTCTCGTGGTTCTCCGGTTGTTTGAAGAGACAGCTAAGCGAGGCCTCTTTGACCAG aAACTTAACAGGAAGCTTTTGCATGTAAGCTTCGGATTAGTTTTCATGCTTTGCTGGCCACTGTTCAG TTCTGGTCATCGAGGTGCGCTGTTAGCTGCCACAATTCCAGGGGTTAACATCATTCGCATGCTTCTTGTGGGATCTGGGATTTGGAAAGATGAGGCGACCGTGAAGTCTATGAGCAGATTCGGGCAACACAG GGAACTTCTTGAAGGGCCGCTATACTATGCTCTCACGATTACATTTGCCTGCGCATACTACTGGAGGACTTCGCCAATCGCTATTGCAGCAATATGCAACCTCTGCGCTGGAGATG GTTTTGCAGACATTATTGGAAGGCGGCTTGGCCAACATAAAATTCCTTACAACCCTAACAAATCGTTAGCTGGTAGCATTGCAATGGGCTGTGCTGGGTTTTTAGCGTCTCTCGG GTTCATGTCCTATTTTTCGTCGTTTGATTATGTCCGAGGTAGTCGGGAGATGGTCTCGGGTTTCTTGATGGTGTCTCTTGCTTCAGCAGTAGTGGAATCACATCCTCTGAGCTCTCGGCTCGACGACAATCTCACAGTTCCCTTAACTTGTGCATTGGTGGGGAGCCTTGTTTTTTAG
- the LOC115739418 gene encoding acyl-CoA--sterol O-acyltransferase 1-like — translation MEGEISNFIMVWTLVAISLTYCHTVGQTVSSGTKRLLAIAPVIGLFFILPLSLTTISLGGLTSFFIAWLCNLKLILFAYGKGPLSSSQSRPLAYFIPIACLPIKIHDQVEGTKNGEHPRSEISESGLKSLTNYVIKMLVIVAFLPAYERKDLVHPVMLHVMYCLHVYVALEVSLAVVGAMVRALIGVGIEPQFEEPYLSTSLQDFWGRRWNLMVTNILRPTVYLPVRSISSRVIGRTWAPLPASFACFLVSGLMHELIFYYIGRKEPTWVVTSFFVLHGICVAVEIAAKKAFAGKLRLPRAVSGLMAVSFILATALWLFLPALLWCDAEDKARGEATAVVNFVKETWSVVRFSSIMIVTR, via the exons ATGGAGGGAGAGATCAGCAACTTCATCATGGTATGGACCTTGGTGGCGATATCGCTCACATATTGCCACACCGTCGGCCAAACCGTCTCTAGTGGAACCAAGAGGCTCCTGGCCATTGCGCCGGTCATCggcctcttcttcatcctccctcTGAGCCTCACCACCATCTCTCTCGGAGGCCTCACTTCATTCTTCATCGCTTGGCTCTGCAACCTCAAGCTCATCCTCTTTGCCTATGGCAAAGGCCCGTTGTCGTCAAGCCAATCTCGCCCGTTGGCGTACTTCATTCCCATCGCTTGCCTTCCCATCAAGATCCACGACCAAGTTGAGGGCACCAAAAATGGAGAGCACCCGCGATCGGAGATCAGCGAGAGCGGCCTCAAGTCGCTGACGAATTATGTCATCAAGATGTTGGTGATTGTTGCCTTTTTGCCCGCCTATGAGAGGAAGGATCTAGTCCATCCGGTGATGCTCCACGTGATGTATTGCCTGCACGTGTACGTCGCGTTGGAGGTGTCCCTGGCCGTGGTCGGAGCCATGGTCCGAGCACTCATCGGTGTCGGCATTGAGCCACAATTCGAAGAGCCGTACCTCTCGACCTCGCTGCAGGACTTTTGGGGGAGGAGATGGAACCTCATGGTCACGAATATACTCCGCCCTACCGTATATTTACCTGTCAG GTCCATTTCCAGCCGTGTGATTGGGAGGACGTGGGCCCCGCTTCCGGCATCATTCGCATGCTTCCTAGTCTCGGGCCTCATGCATGAGCTGATTTTCTACTACATTGGACGGAAGGAGCCGACGTGGGTGGTCACCTCCTTCTTCGTCTTGCACGGCATCTGCGTGGCTGTCGAGATCGCCGCCAAGAAAGCGTTCGCGGGCAAATTACGCCTGCCGAGGGCAGTTTCGGGACTGATGGCAGTCAGCTTCATCCTCGCGACGGCGCTGTGGCTGTTCCTACCAGCCCTGTTGTGGTGCGATGCCGAGGACAAGGCACGGGGAGAGGCCACGGCGGTCGTTAACTTTGTGAAGGAGACTTGGAGTGTTGTGAGATTTAGCTCCATTATGATAGTGACTAGGTGA